The Pirellulaceae bacterium genomic interval ATCCATGCCAACCGTCTTGCCGCAAGGAAAAACCTATCAGGGCATGACCTGCACACTCGACTACTACACCACAATCGCTGGCACGATCAATGTCGTGCCACCCGAACATCTTGACGGGGTGAATCTACTGCCATTTCTCACAGGCGAGAAAACAGGTGATGCCCACGAGTTCCTCTTCTGGATGAACAATGACCCAACCGACGCACCCCGCCGAAGATTGATCGCTGTTCGCTGGAAGGACTGGAGGCTGTACCACCACAAACAGCTCGGATGGCAACTCTTCAATTTACAGTCTGACCCGCGGGAAGAGCACGACGTCGCCGCTGAATTTCCGAGCGTCGTAGCAACGATGAAACAACAGCATTCGGGCTGGGCAGAAACTCTCCCACCGGTCGCACCCCTACCGAAACGCATCCGAAATCTTCCTCCCATTATTCCCACCGGTTTTGGGTGGGCTTTTGCAAACGACGTTCAAGCGGATACCGAAAACCGTTTGCCAGCGAACAACTAAAGGAAACGAATCTGGGATTTCCTGGCTCAATGCTTCCAAATACCGTAGGGATGAAGCTGATCAGCGATCGAGGCCCCCTGCCATACAATTGCTAACCCCCTCGTTTTACGCAGGCCACCCACTCTTTCGCTCGTCGCCCCTCCGCGTCAGGGCCCAAGCCAGACAGCTCCCGCTGATCCACCCCCCAAATTAAATCTGCCGCCACTAATTTACCGTCGAGCCGTGATCATGAATGGTCGGCTGATCATGTCGCGGTGACCAAATCTTAGAGGATCACACTGAATCAACTCGTCCGACAGGCAATAATCCTCAACAACCACCTTCCATTGAAACGCGGCGATCTCCCCTCTCCTTTTCTAGCTATTCTCCCGCTTTTACAACGGCCCTGCCGATCCGCTTGATTTTACTTACGGGAAGAATAGGAGATGAAAGGTGACCTTGGTGCCGTGATGGGTTACGATGTCAGCGTCGTCTTCGAGGTCAGCCGTGGCAAAATCCAGACATGATGTCAATTCCGTCTTGAATCGACGTCGTGTCGGATGAACGACACCGTTTTCCAAGAGGCAAACTGCTGCCGTTTTGCACAGGGCTGTCACTGCCCACGTGCAAAAGATCATCTGTCTTGATCAGGACAAGAGGTCGGCATGAAACTTGATTTCTCACTTCCCTACTCACGGCGCAAGGCGACGTTCGCATCGATTTACAGCGAAATCGATCTTTATCGCGCAGCTTTAAAGACCTATACGAAGCCGCTCTTTCGTTGGCGTGCCGCGTTATCGCGTTCCCATGATGGAGGAACTCTTTATGACTTTGCCAGGTCGGGGCATCGGAACCTGAACCGAGTGCATCGTCGGCTCGTGGATCGATCTTTCCAGGCGCGAGAAGGCATCGCTCGGCAATATCACTTTAACGGTAAAGAGCGGACGATTTACATCTTTCCTTGGGAAGAACGTATTGTCGATCAGATGCTGTTTCAGACCTTGAATCGATATTTCCACTCCGCAATCTCAAAACATTCATATGCCTATCGGCATTCCGGCTTTGGGATTGACGCTTGCCAGCATCGCACCGCACGTGAACTCAAGAAGCTATCGCAGCCATGTTACTTTACAAAGCGAGACATCACCGGTTTTTTCCAGTCGATCGATCACACCATTCTGCTTGAGGCTCTCAAATCTTGGATTGAGCCTGATGACTACTTGTTTCAGCTGCTGGCTCAACGTGTGAAATTTCGTTTCCGAACGGAGCACAATGAATCGATTTGCGCACCAACGGGTGTTCCTTTTGGGACATCCATCGCTTGCTTCCTAGCCAATGTCTATTTGCTTCCTCTGGACCGCAGTATGGAGCCATTCGAGCAGCTAACTTACAGTCGTTATGCGGACGATGTGCTACAGTTTTCTCCAAGTCGCGATACGGCAATAAAAGCACGGGACCGACTGCACGAGGTCCTGAACGATCTGAAACTGAAAAGCAAGCCTAGCCACGAGCTTGACTTCAGCTTCCGTCCGACCACTGACAAGGGCTGCCCAGCCAATTCCAACGACACGGTCGAAAGCGAATTCCCCGGCCGCGTCGATTTTCGACATTTAGGTTTGGAATTCCGACGTGATAACAGCATTGGACTTTCCCGCGACAAACTTCGCAAAATCCGCAATCTCTTTCGCTTTGCTTTACGGCGTTCCAAGCACAAATTCGAACGGATCGGCGACCAACCGGAACGCCGAGCGGAACATGCGATCGCTGTTTGTCGCCGAGTCATCGGAGACGGGCTTCGTTCGGTCGCCATTATCGACTACTACCTAAAACATGTGGATGACGAAAAACAACTTCGCTTACTCGATCGGTGGCTTGCCGAGGAGGTGCTTTCGCAAGCATTCCAGAATGGTCATCGGAAAGGCAATTTCAGGAAGCTGCCGTTTTCAAAACTTCGCGAAATGGGGCTTCCTTCGCTTCGACACCGGCGGCGTCTATTAAATCACGGACACTTAAAGGCTTCGTTTTTTGTTTTGCGTACCAGATGGCTGATCGAACAGGAGAGGGGGCGGCTGCCAAGCCGCAAGGCTTTTTCTCCATGTCTCGAAGCAGCGGCAACAACAGTCTCGTGAGAAAGAGCAGCCGCCTGTAGAAAGACGTTATTGAAGACTTGACAAGTCAGGTCGTTTTCTTAGCCGCCCCTTCTTCCGTTCGATTCGCTTTCCTACCGTTTACACCTGTAAGGAGACCACTGCATGGGCTTTCTATCAAAGCTTTTTGGCGCTACCACCAATTGCCCTGACTGCGGTGTGTCGGGCGCGAAAGATTCGCTGTTTGGCGTGAAGTGCGGAAACCAGTTCTGCCGCAACTACGACGAAGGTTTTGCCAAGCAACCCCTACCATCGATTGCAGCCAAATCGTCAAAACCCGCGTTTGATGGACCGGTAGTGGAGTTTACAAATTCTATTGAAGTCCAATACATCAACTTTCGAGGAGACGAACAAACCTTTACTGCCGACCGCGATTCCATTGAGACTCGAAAAGCGCATCTCAGCATGGCGGTAGCACCAACCGGCAAGAGAATCACGCTGAATCCAGAAAAAATAGTGAATCGCTCCGAAGTTGAGAACCTGATGAAATAGTCGCAGCACGGCAGCCCACGTCGCATTCCCCCATGCGTTCCCTGTCGTGTCGTGATAGATGCTTGGTCAATCCGAAGACTCCAAAAAAAAACAGCTGTCGGTAAAAAAAGCAGGCTACCTCCTCTTACAAGCAAACTTCATTTACCCTGATAAAAATTATCGTTTTGGCCGCAGCAGCTGGAATCACTCAGCTGGTTCCTCCCCACCGCGAATAGCGGCCGAGAAATAGCTGGAAAACCGTATACGCAGC includes:
- a CDS encoding reverse transcriptase domain-containing protein translates to MKLDFSLPYSRRKATFASIYSEIDLYRAALKTYTKPLFRWRAALSRSHDGGTLYDFARSGHRNLNRVHRRLVDRSFQAREGIARQYHFNGKERTIYIFPWEERIVDQMLFQTLNRYFHSAISKHSYAYRHSGFGIDACQHRTARELKKLSQPCYFTKRDITGFFQSIDHTILLEALKSWIEPDDYLFQLLAQRVKFRFRTEHNESICAPTGVPFGTSIACFLANVYLLPLDRSMEPFEQLTYSRYADDVLQFSPSRDTAIKARDRLHEVLNDLKLKSKPSHELDFSFRPTTDKGCPANSNDTVESEFPGRVDFRHLGLEFRRDNSIGLSRDKLRKIRNLFRFALRRSKHKFERIGDQPERRAEHAIAVCRRVIGDGLRSVAIIDYYLKHVDDEKQLRLLDRWLAEEVLSQAFQNGHRKGNFRKLPFSKLREMGLPSLRHRRRLLNHGHLKASFFVLRTRWLIEQERGRLPSRKAFSPCLEAAATTVS